From a region of the Candidatus Brocadia sp. genome:
- a CDS encoding IS1634 family transposase, translated as MFLREKTRTKDGKTHRYWSVVENRRVSGRRVVQRQVLYLGELNDNQRAGWIRTIEAVSGKEPKPRQLALFPDDREAMPIPDGETVRVRLDKIELRHPREWGASWLGLYVWNMLELDTFWRMRLPSSRKGTSWLNILKALVCYRLIDPGSEFRFHREWYVRSAIGDLLGEDYSLAQKDKAYRCLDLLLEHRDELFAYLKEKWGKLFGAKYDVLLYDLTSTYFESDPPPTGSGSKKRFGYSRDKRSDCVQVVVALVLTPEGFPVAYEVYPGNTRDAATLEEFLDRIEKQYGKFRRTWLMDRGIPTEEMLEKMRERGIDYLVGTPKGHLTRVEKPLLEQTWMRARESVRVKVLRQESEFYVYVESHDRVSKERAMRRRRLRRLWMGLRELRNRKALTRDDLLMHIGALKKEAGRDYRLVTISIPKPQEPVNENTFRFSLDREHLRQAYRREGRYLLRSNMQATAPETVWENYLLLTRIEQAFKDLKGSLSVRPLWHQLERRIEAHIFVSFLAFCLHTTLRNLARGRAGGLTSEAILEKLSGIQMIDVHLPTTDGRHIVMSRYTQPEKDVLLLLAQLGLTLPEQPPPKVYVSGQVGL; from the coding sequence ATGTTTCTCCGGGAAAAGACACGAACGAAAGATGGGAAAACCCACCGTTATTGGAGCGTGGTAGAGAACCGCCGGGTCAGCGGAAGAAGGGTGGTGCAACGGCAGGTTCTCTATTTGGGAGAACTCAATGACAATCAACGGGCTGGGTGGATTCGGACGATAGAGGCGGTGTCGGGTAAAGAACCGAAACCAAGACAACTGGCATTGTTTCCGGATGACCGGGAAGCCATGCCGATACCGGATGGTGAGACAGTTCGGGTGAGGTTGGACAAAATAGAGCTGCGCCATCCACGGGAGTGGGGAGCAAGCTGGTTGGGATTGTATGTATGGAATATGCTGGAACTGGACACATTCTGGAGGATGCGTCTGCCGTCAAGCCGGAAGGGGACAAGCTGGTTGAATATACTGAAGGCGCTTGTCTGTTACCGGTTGATCGATCCGGGAAGCGAATTTCGTTTTCACCGTGAGTGGTACGTGCGCAGCGCAATAGGCGATCTGCTGGGAGAGGATTATTCCCTGGCGCAGAAGGACAAGGCGTATCGTTGTTTGGATTTGTTGCTTGAGCATCGGGACGAGCTGTTTGCCTATTTAAAGGAGAAGTGGGGCAAGCTCTTTGGGGCGAAGTACGATGTACTGCTGTATGATTTGACGAGTACGTATTTTGAAAGTGACCCACCTCCGACTGGATCGGGGAGTAAGAAACGGTTTGGATATAGCCGGGACAAACGTTCGGATTGCGTGCAGGTGGTAGTGGCATTGGTGTTAACGCCGGAAGGATTTCCCGTTGCCTACGAAGTGTATCCGGGCAATACCAGAGACGCCGCAACGCTGGAGGAATTTCTGGATCGGATTGAAAAGCAGTATGGGAAATTCCGGCGCACCTGGCTTATGGATCGCGGTATTCCAACGGAGGAGATGTTGGAAAAGATGCGTGAGCGCGGGATTGATTATTTGGTTGGGACTCCGAAGGGGCATTTGACGAGAGTAGAAAAACCGCTACTCGAACAAACCTGGATGCGGGCGAGGGAGAGCGTCCGCGTGAAAGTTCTTCGGCAGGAATCGGAGTTTTACGTTTACGTGGAAAGCCATGACCGGGTGTCTAAGGAGCGTGCCATGCGTAGGCGCAGACTCAGACGTTTGTGGATGGGTCTGCGCGAACTTCGCAATCGAAAAGCCCTCACGCGCGATGACCTGCTCATGCATATTGGCGCGTTAAAGAAAGAAGCCGGACGAGACTACAGACTGGTCACGATCTCCATTCCCAAACCGCAGGAACCGGTCAATGAGAATACGTTCCGGTTCAGTTTGGATCGGGAACATCTGAGGCAGGCGTATCGGCGCGAGGGGCGTTATTTGCTTCGTTCCAACATGCAGGCCACCGCGCCAGAAACCGTCTGGGAAAATTATTTGCTGTTGACACGGATAGAACAGGCATTTAAGGACTTGAAGGGGTCTCTTTCCGTCCGCCCCCTATGGCATCAATTGGAACGGAGAATTGAAGCCCATATCTTTGTTTCCTTTTTGGCTTTTTGTCTCCACACGACACTGCGCAATCTTGCGCGGGGGAGGGCCGGAGGGCTGACGTCTGAAGCGATTTTGGAAAAACTGTCGGGCATTCAAATGATAGACGTTCATTTACCGACCACGGATGGCCGTCATATTGTCATGAGCCGTTATACCCAGCCGGAGAAGGACGTTTTACTCCTTTTGGCGCAGTTGGGATTAACGCTTCCTGAACAACCGCCGCCCAAGGTTTACGTATCCGGGCAGGTCGGCCTGTAG
- a CDS encoding DUF4338 domain-containing protein, producing the protein MKPILFQYRSRKLHTDDIAFIKALIDSYFLKGRSYISRELCKSWNWVQPNGKLKEYAARDLLLRLEEQGLVALPGRIRPKNNLKPKIFDQIPLFVKSTLGGTITGYEIPTIQVVKDPQESYLWGYLLYHYHYLGCPRLVGEHVRHIVHIGNQVVACLGWASAAWKVKDRDRFIGWDETTKRTHLHLIASNVRFLIPPWVTVKHLASKVLSLALKRLSDDWEAVYGHPVYLAETFVDTARFQGTCYQAANWLRVGKTKGSAKRGNTYRYHGQTKELYLYPLEKNFRRLLAHDQG; encoded by the coding sequence ATGAAGCCTATACTATTCCAATACCGTTCACGGAAACTGCATACAGACGATATAGCCTTTATCAAGGCGCTCATTGATAGTTATTTTCTCAAAGGGCGGAGTTATATTTCCCGTGAACTTTGCAAAAGTTGGAACTGGGTGCAGCCCAATGGCAAGCTGAAAGAATACGCGGCACGAGACCTCCTTCTGCGATTGGAAGAACAGGGCCTGGTAGCGCTTCCAGGCCGCATACGACCAAAAAACAATCTGAAACCTAAGATATTTGATCAGATACCCCTTTTTGTCAAAAGCACACTGGGAGGCACTATCACCGGGTATGAAATCCCGACGATCCAGGTGGTAAAAGACCCTCAAGAGAGTTACCTCTGGGGTTATCTCCTCTATCACTACCACTACCTCGGATGTCCCCGGCTTGTTGGCGAACACGTCAGGCACATCGTACATATCGGCAATCAGGTCGTTGCCTGTCTTGGATGGGCAAGCGCAGCATGGAAGGTCAAAGACCGTGACCGTTTCATCGGATGGGATGAGACCACCAAACGCACCCACTTGCATTTAATTGCCAGTAACGTGCGATTCCTCATTCCCCCCTGGGTTACGGTCAAACACCTTGCATCCAAGGTATTATCCCTTGCCCTCAAGCGTTTGTCAGATGACTGGGAAGCTGTCTACGGACATCCCGTGTATTTGGCGGAGACCTTTGTTGATACCGCGCGATTTCAAGGCACTTGCTATCAGGCAGCTAATTGGCTCCGTGTAGGAAAAACCAAAGGCAGTGCAAAACGGGGCAATACCTATCGGTATCATGGCCAGACGAAGGAACTCTACCTGTATCCTCTTGAGAAAAATTTCCGGAGGCTTCTTGCTCATGACCAGGGATGA
- a CDS encoding bifunctional riboflavin kinase/FAD synthetase, translated as METIYGVKTLTRKIPYPVATIGMFDGVHRGHKRIIEEVLHHALTKHGESVIITFNRHPKNVLENRPPSFITSLEHRLKLFSNLGVDHTVVIPFDKTFAHISAEDFIREIMVGWLGVKCIILGFNCRFGRDREGNIHLVRRLAATYGFEVYECPPAMYQGRVISSTAIRQAILNGELETAERMLGRPVSILGTVVRKSGRGKTLGYPTANLDLHHEVRPPRGVYGTKLCWAGHDYLALTNIGMRPTFAREPFTGEDERLEVEVHILDFHENIYGQNLEVQFLFKIRDEMPFTTSEELKSQIERDEEDLLKNARLHTIP; from the coding sequence TTGGAAACGATTTACGGCGTAAAGACCTTGACCAGAAAGATTCCTTACCCTGTTGCCACGATTGGAATGTTCGATGGCGTTCACCGGGGACACAAAAGGATTATAGAAGAGGTGCTGCATCATGCCCTAACGAAGCATGGCGAGTCAGTAATCATTACCTTCAACCGCCATCCCAAAAACGTCCTTGAAAACAGGCCGCCATCTTTTATCACCTCGCTGGAGCATCGATTGAAATTGTTCAGCAATCTGGGGGTGGATCATACGGTTGTCATTCCCTTTGACAAAACCTTTGCGCACATAAGCGCAGAAGATTTCATCCGCGAAATCATGGTTGGCTGGCTGGGAGTAAAGTGCATTATCCTGGGATTCAACTGCCGCTTTGGAAGAGACCGCGAGGGCAATATCCATCTGGTTCGCCGTCTGGCTGCTACCTATGGCTTTGAGGTATATGAATGTCCGCCGGCAATGTATCAGGGACGGGTAATTAGCAGCACGGCAATCCGCCAAGCTATTTTAAACGGGGAACTGGAAACTGCCGAACGGATGCTTGGCAGACCTGTTTCCATCCTGGGCACGGTCGTGAGGAAGTCAGGCAGGGGAAAAACCCTTGGGTACCCTACTGCGAATCTGGATTTACATCATGAGGTGAGGCCACCCCGGGGTGTTTACGGAACAAAGCTGTGCTGGGCAGGACATGACTACCTCGCGCTGACCAACATCGGCATGCGGCCAACCTTTGCCAGGGAACCATTCACGGGTGAAGACGAAAGACTGGAGGTCGAAGTGCATATTCTTGATTTTCATGAGAATATTTACGGACAAAACCTCGAGGTTCAATTCCTCTTTAAAATACGGGACGAGATGCCGTTTACTACCTCCGAGGAACTCAAGTCGCAGATCGAAAGAGACGAAGAAGATCTCTTAAAAAATGCCCGTTTACACACGATTCCCTGA
- a CDS encoding potassium-transporting ATPase subunit KdpA has protein sequence MNWNSVIQVAIFLATVILLAKPLGTYMARVYEGKSAGLNVVLGPLERWIYRLSGIETETGMSWKGYAVAMMLFNGIGIVVVYTLQRLQAYLPLNPMSMPGVAPDLVFNTAVSFATNTNWQSYGGETTLTRLSQFEGYTTR, from the coding sequence ATGAATTGGAACAGTGTTATTCAAGTCGCCATTTTTCTTGCCACAGTCATTTTGTTAGCTAAACCGCTGGGGACATACATGGCACGCGTATACGAAGGAAAATCTGCGGGTCTCAATGTAGTACTGGGACCTCTGGAACGTTGGATATACCGGCTTTCAGGAATAGAGACGGAAACAGGCATGTCATGGAAAGGATACGCCGTGGCGATGATGCTGTTTAATGGTATCGGCATAGTGGTAGTGTATACCCTTCAGCGTCTTCAGGCATATCTGCCTTTAAATCCCATGTCCATGCCAGGCGTTGCCCCGGATTTGGTTTTTAATACCGCCGTTAGTTTTGCAACGAATACGAATTGGCAAAGTTACGGTGGTGAGACGACACTAACCCGACTTTCGCAATTCGAGGGGTATACAACCCGCTAA